From a region of the Apis mellifera strain DH4 linkage group LG2, Amel_HAv3.1, whole genome shotgun sequence genome:
- the LOC726803 gene encoding uncharacterized protein LOC726803 isoform X2, which produces MRPPFAGSSKPYPDVLPQYLEEQKTINNINKETIASRFGASSGDSIALGAAPVITTSTIPPDLPVDALGNINLVNRIKTWPREKQPFWYINWQQIQEHRGDSKNRAQLVQTEPNQRSFFAG; this is translated from the exons ATG AGACCACCTTTTGCCGGAAGCAGTAAACCTTATCCAGATGTTCTTCCACAATATTTGGAAGAAcagaaaacaattaataatattaataaagaaacaattgcAAGTCGATTTGGTGCGAGCAGTGGTGATTCAATAGCATTAGGAGCAGCTCCTGTTATTACAACTTCGACGATTCCACCAGATTTGCCAGTGGATGCTTTGGGAAATATTAACTTAGTAAATCGGATTAAAACCTGGCCAAGAGAAAAACAACCGTTCTGGTATATCAACTGGCAACAGATTCAAGAACATCGTGGTGATTCAAAAAATAGAGCTCAATTAGTTCAAACGGAACCGAATCAGAGATCATTTTTTgcaggataa
- the LOC100578437 gene encoding ataxin-7-like protein 1 isoform X3, with product MSGSDSPTFFHGQPWSSWIERIGRDKPLSDEEPDTQLSSSVTRLSAEDIDLYGFCPERDTFYTVVCETCHAIVKPQALIQHMENRHPSGTVNFPPPSTPIVKTPLKTPYCKVSKLKKTQSSPQISSGGSNKVNHANVKRNTEQPTISTSLSSTSISVPSSPRSPLESLPSSVQTSNSGSGSVIASSPVKSPGTATGQPRRKRLKTDRSLLKDREYDPDRHCGVWNEETGKPCTRSLTCKAHTVSLRRTVVGRSKTFDKLLAEHRASKDVPNRPTKVTVTGTVTVSSATSSLNPLTPTTPTLTIETEAPSSPPVLSLPDTYPLPKAVDLLYRCLAPHGSTKPTKLEEDFANEELRSLESTLVNSTGSSQSSSMMAPISVVLPSLSPLPANNEESSSVATLIPSTASPAIPVPATLPATCTQPSLVTTVLEAETPMDIDQEAAMTIYSPVYKDKSKLLVELPRSNNIAHSPIPSMPSLLFEPMDQLDQLEQLEQQHATQINGKRLNHATRASPVTQRQSKRIKHEYHHQQDLPTAIQVEATTTSSPYPHFGDISWSNCHPEPLAVSRWLRISSTRKQYNFNIH from the exons ATGTCGGGAAGTGACAGCCCAACATTCTTTCACGGCCAGCCCTGGTCCAGCTGGATCGAAAGAATCGGACGAGACAAGCCGTTGA GCGATGAAGAACCAGATACTCAACTCTCTAGCTCAGTTACACGGCTCTCAGCAGaag atattgatttatatggaTTTTGTCCTGAAAGAGATACTTTTTACACGGTAGTGTGTGAAACCTGCCATGCAATAGTCAAACCACAAGCTCTTATTCAACATATGG AAAATCGCCATCCTTCCGGCACGGTCAATTTTCCACCTCCTTCTACCCCAATTGTAAAAACTCCTTTGAAGACACCTTATTGCAAAGtgtcgaaattgaaaaagacgCAGTCATCGCCCCAGATCTCGAGTGGCGGGAGCAATAAGGTCAATCACGCGAATGTGAAACGGAACACGGAACAACCCACCATCTCAACGAGCTTGTCGTCTACGTCAATATCGGTCCCCTCGTCGCCTCGATCACCCCTTGAGTCGTTACCATCGTCTGTTCAGACGTCGAACTCCGGCTCAGGATCGGTGATCGCTTCGAGCCCAGTGAAAAGTCCGGGCACGGCGACGGGTCAACCTCGTCGGAAGAGACTCAAAACTGATCGATCGTTGCTCAAGGATCGGGAATACGATCCGGACAGGCATTGCGGAGTGTGGAACGAGGAAACCGGCAAACCTTGCACCAGGTCGCTCACGTGCAAAGCGCACACGGTCTCGTTGCGCCGGACGGTCGTCGGCCGGAGTAAAACTTTTGATAAACTCCTCGCGGAGCATCGCGCCTCAAAAGATGTCCCGAACAGGCCGACAAAAGTAACGGTGACCGGTACGGTGACCGTATCCTCCGCGACTTCGAGCTTGAACCCCTTAACACCTACTACTCCCACCTTGACCATCGAAACGGAAGCACCCAGTTCGCCACCCGTTCTATCGCTGCCAGACACGTATCCACTGCCAAAG GCTGTTGATTTGCTTTATCGGTGTCTGGCCCCGCATGGCTCCACTAAACCT ACCAAGCTCGAAGAGGACTTCGCCAACGAGGAGCTGAGGAGCCTGGAGTCGACGCTAGTGAATTCGACCGGTTCGTCGCAATCGAGCTCGATGATGGCCCCGATATCCGTGGTGTTGCCATCTCTGTCACCGTTGCCGGCTAATAACGAGGAATCGTCGTCGGTCGCCACCCTGATACCGAGCACAGCATCCCCAGCTATACCTGTGCCAGCAACACTGCCAGCCACGTGTACGCAACCGTCGTTGGTCACGACGGTCCTCGAGGCTGAGACACCGATGGACATCGACCAGGAAGCGGCGATGACCATCTACTCCCCCGTTTACAAGGACAAATCCAAGTTACTGGTCGAGTTACCACGTTCCAACAATATCGCCCATTCTCCTATACCGTCTATGCCCAGTTTGCTGTTCGAGCCGATGGATCAGCTCGACCAGTTGGAGCAATTGGAGCAGCAACACGCGACACAGATCAACGGGAAGAGACTGAATCACGCGACTCGCGCGAGCCCCGTCACGCAACGGCAGTCGAAGAGGATCAAACACGAGTACCACCATCAACAGGACTTGCCCACCGCGATACAGGTCGAGGCCACGACCACCTCCTCCCCCTATCCTCATTTCGGGGACATATCTTGGTCGAACTGTCACCCGGAGCCATTGGCCGTTAGCCGATGGCTTCGTATCTCGTCCACCCGTAAGCAgtataactttaatattcaCTGA
- the LOC100578437 gene encoding cell wall protein DAN4 isoform X1, with translation MENRHPSGTVNFPPPSTPIVKTPLKTPYCKVSKLKKTQSSPQISSGGSNKVNHANVKRNTEQPTISTSLSSTSISVPSSPRSPLESLPSSVQTSNSGSGSVIASSPVKSPGTATGQPRRKRLKTDRSLLKDREYDPDRHCGVWNEETGKPCTRSLTCKAHTVSLRRTVVGRSKTFDKLLAEHRASKDVPNRPTKVTVTGTVTVSSATSSLNPLTPTTPTLTIETEAPSSPPVLSLPDTYPLPKAVDLLYRCLAPHGSTKPTKLEEDFANEELRSLESTLVNSTGSSQSSSMMAPISVVLPSLSPLPANNEESSSVATLIPSTASPAIPVPATLPATCTQPSLVTTVLEAETPMDIDQEAAMTIYSPVYKDKSKLLVELPRSNNIAHSPIPSMPSLLFEPMDQLDQLEQLEQQHATQINGKRLNHATRASPVTQRQSKRIKHEYHHQQDLPTAIQVEATTTSSPYPHFGDISWSNCHPEPLAVSRWLRISSTRKQYNFNIH, from the exons ATGG AAAATCGCCATCCTTCCGGCACGGTCAATTTTCCACCTCCTTCTACCCCAATTGTAAAAACTCCTTTGAAGACACCTTATTGCAAAGtgtcgaaattgaaaaagacgCAGTCATCGCCCCAGATCTCGAGTGGCGGGAGCAATAAGGTCAATCACGCGAATGTGAAACGGAACACGGAACAACCCACCATCTCAACGAGCTTGTCGTCTACGTCAATATCGGTCCCCTCGTCGCCTCGATCACCCCTTGAGTCGTTACCATCGTCTGTTCAGACGTCGAACTCCGGCTCAGGATCGGTGATCGCTTCGAGCCCAGTGAAAAGTCCGGGCACGGCGACGGGTCAACCTCGTCGGAAGAGACTCAAAACTGATCGATCGTTGCTCAAGGATCGGGAATACGATCCGGACAGGCATTGCGGAGTGTGGAACGAGGAAACCGGCAAACCTTGCACCAGGTCGCTCACGTGCAAAGCGCACACGGTCTCGTTGCGCCGGACGGTCGTCGGCCGGAGTAAAACTTTTGATAAACTCCTCGCGGAGCATCGCGCCTCAAAAGATGTCCCGAACAGGCCGACAAAAGTAACGGTGACCGGTACGGTGACCGTATCCTCCGCGACTTCGAGCTTGAACCCCTTAACACCTACTACTCCCACCTTGACCATCGAAACGGAAGCACCCAGTTCGCCACCCGTTCTATCGCTGCCAGACACGTATCCACTGCCAAAG GCTGTTGATTTGCTTTATCGGTGTCTGGCCCCGCATGGCTCCACTAAACCT ACCAAGCTCGAAGAGGACTTCGCCAACGAGGAGCTGAGGAGCCTGGAGTCGACGCTAGTGAATTCGACCGGTTCGTCGCAATCGAGCTCGATGATGGCCCCGATATCCGTGGTGTTGCCATCTCTGTCACCGTTGCCGGCTAATAACGAGGAATCGTCGTCGGTCGCCACCCTGATACCGAGCACAGCATCCCCAGCTATACCTGTGCCAGCAACACTGCCAGCCACGTGTACGCAACCGTCGTTGGTCACGACGGTCCTCGAGGCTGAGACACCGATGGACATCGACCAGGAAGCGGCGATGACCATCTACTCCCCCGTTTACAAGGACAAATCCAAGTTACTGGTCGAGTTACCACGTTCCAACAATATCGCCCATTCTCCTATACCGTCTATGCCCAGTTTGCTGTTCGAGCCGATGGATCAGCTCGACCAGTTGGAGCAATTGGAGCAGCAACACGCGACACAGATCAACGGGAAGAGACTGAATCACGCGACTCGCGCGAGCCCCGTCACGCAACGGCAGTCGAAGAGGATCAAACACGAGTACCACCATCAACAGGACTTGCCCACCGCGATACAGGTCGAGGCCACGACCACCTCCTCCCCCTATCCTCATTTCGGGGACATATCTTGGTCGAACTGTCACCCGGAGCCATTGGCCGTTAGCCGATGGCTTCGTATCTCGTCCACCCGTAAGCAgtataactttaatattcaCTGA
- the LOC726803 gene encoding uncharacterized protein LOC726803 isoform X1, with protein MIKYIVILFTIFISVQSQRPPFAGSSKPYPDVLPQYLEEQKTINNINKETIASRFGASSGDSIALGAAPVITTSTIPPDLPVDALGNINLVNRIKTWPREKQPFWYINWQQIQEHRGDSKNRAQLVQTEPNQRSFFAG; from the exons ATG ATAAAATACATCGTAATTTTAttcactatttttatttccgtaCAATCACAGAGACCACCTTTTGCCGGAAGCAGTAAACCTTATCCAGATGTTCTTCCACAATATTTGGAAGAAcagaaaacaattaataatattaataaagaaacaattgcAAGTCGATTTGGTGCGAGCAGTGGTGATTCAATAGCATTAGGAGCAGCTCCTGTTATTACAACTTCGACGATTCCACCAGATTTGCCAGTGGATGCTTTGGGAAATATTAACTTAGTAAATCGGATTAAAACCTGGCCAAGAGAAAAACAACCGTTCTGGTATATCAACTGGCAACAGATTCAAGAACATCGTGGTGATTCAAAAAATAGAGCTCAATTAGTTCAAACGGAACCGAATCAGAGATCATTTTTTgcaggataa
- the LOC100578437 gene encoding cell wall protein DAN4 isoform X2, whose product MENRHPSGTVNFPPPSTPIVKTPLKTPYCKVSKLKKTQSSPQISSGGSNKVNHANVKRNTEQPTISTSLSSTSISVPSSPRSPLESLPSSVQTSNSGSGSVIASSPVKSPGTATGQPRRKRLKTDRSLLKDREYDPDRHCGVWNEETGKPCTRSLTCKAHTVSLRRTVVGRSKTFDKLLAEHRASKDVPNRPTKVTVTGTVTVSSATSSLNPLTPTTPTLTIETEAPSSPPVLSLPDTYPLPKTKLEEDFANEELRSLESTLVNSTGSSQSSSMMAPISVVLPSLSPLPANNEESSSVATLIPSTASPAIPVPATLPATCTQPSLVTTVLEAETPMDIDQEAAMTIYSPVYKDKSKLLVELPRSNNIAHSPIPSMPSLLFEPMDQLDQLEQLEQQHATQINGKRLNHATRASPVTQRQSKRIKHEYHHQQDLPTAIQVEATTTSSPYPHFGDISWSNCHPEPLAVSRWLRISSTRKQYNFNIH is encoded by the exons ATGG AAAATCGCCATCCTTCCGGCACGGTCAATTTTCCACCTCCTTCTACCCCAATTGTAAAAACTCCTTTGAAGACACCTTATTGCAAAGtgtcgaaattgaaaaagacgCAGTCATCGCCCCAGATCTCGAGTGGCGGGAGCAATAAGGTCAATCACGCGAATGTGAAACGGAACACGGAACAACCCACCATCTCAACGAGCTTGTCGTCTACGTCAATATCGGTCCCCTCGTCGCCTCGATCACCCCTTGAGTCGTTACCATCGTCTGTTCAGACGTCGAACTCCGGCTCAGGATCGGTGATCGCTTCGAGCCCAGTGAAAAGTCCGGGCACGGCGACGGGTCAACCTCGTCGGAAGAGACTCAAAACTGATCGATCGTTGCTCAAGGATCGGGAATACGATCCGGACAGGCATTGCGGAGTGTGGAACGAGGAAACCGGCAAACCTTGCACCAGGTCGCTCACGTGCAAAGCGCACACGGTCTCGTTGCGCCGGACGGTCGTCGGCCGGAGTAAAACTTTTGATAAACTCCTCGCGGAGCATCGCGCCTCAAAAGATGTCCCGAACAGGCCGACAAAAGTAACGGTGACCGGTACGGTGACCGTATCCTCCGCGACTTCGAGCTTGAACCCCTTAACACCTACTACTCCCACCTTGACCATCGAAACGGAAGCACCCAGTTCGCCACCCGTTCTATCGCTGCCAGACACGTATCCACTGCCAAAG ACCAAGCTCGAAGAGGACTTCGCCAACGAGGAGCTGAGGAGCCTGGAGTCGACGCTAGTGAATTCGACCGGTTCGTCGCAATCGAGCTCGATGATGGCCCCGATATCCGTGGTGTTGCCATCTCTGTCACCGTTGCCGGCTAATAACGAGGAATCGTCGTCGGTCGCCACCCTGATACCGAGCACAGCATCCCCAGCTATACCTGTGCCAGCAACACTGCCAGCCACGTGTACGCAACCGTCGTTGGTCACGACGGTCCTCGAGGCTGAGACACCGATGGACATCGACCAGGAAGCGGCGATGACCATCTACTCCCCCGTTTACAAGGACAAATCCAAGTTACTGGTCGAGTTACCACGTTCCAACAATATCGCCCATTCTCCTATACCGTCTATGCCCAGTTTGCTGTTCGAGCCGATGGATCAGCTCGACCAGTTGGAGCAATTGGAGCAGCAACACGCGACACAGATCAACGGGAAGAGACTGAATCACGCGACTCGCGCGAGCCCCGTCACGCAACGGCAGTCGAAGAGGATCAAACACGAGTACCACCATCAACAGGACTTGCCCACCGCGATACAGGTCGAGGCCACGACCACCTCCTCCCCCTATCCTCATTTCGGGGACATATCTTGGTCGAACTGTCACCCGGAGCCATTGGCCGTTAGCCGATGGCTTCGTATCTCGTCCACCCGTAAGCAgtataactttaatattcaCTGA